Proteins encoded in a region of the bacterium genome:
- a CDS encoding HTH domain-containing protein: protein MSEITWQEAIVKVLMEAGGALHYQDITERILSKKIKKSVGATPHSTVAAKITSSIKHDGIQSPFVKVAKGTFALREQIQSTSEEQKNDQFDEVQYEVISSFGMFWRRDSIEWNATPKILGFQQIEAKPVNFYEQLGIYLLYDNREVIYVGRATERPLGKRLYEHTIDRLSTRWDRFSWFGFLPVSEEGVLKPMAESYQAIKIIPALEAILVEALEPRQNRKRGDDLSAVEYFQKDDPEIQKKKMKQMLDKL, encoded by the coding sequence ATGAGTGAGATTACCTGGCAGGAAGCCATTGTGAAAGTGCTCATGGAAGCAGGTGGTGCACTTCATTATCAAGACATTACAGAACGTATCCTATCTAAAAAGATTAAAAAATCGGTTGGGGCAACTCCACATTCTACGGTAGCTGCAAAAATTACTTCCTCAATTAAACATGATGGTATTCAATCCCCTTTTGTCAAAGTTGCAAAGGGCACATTCGCATTGCGGGAGCAAATTCAATCAACATCAGAAGAACAAAAAAATGATCAATTTGATGAAGTCCAGTATGAGGTTATCTCTTCTTTTGGAATGTTCTGGCGACGCGATTCGATTGAATGGAACGCGACACCCAAAATACTTGGCTTTCAGCAAATCGAAGCAAAGCCAGTGAACTTCTATGAGCAATTGGGAATTTATCTCCTTTACGATAACAGAGAGGTCATTTATGTAGGTCGTGCAACAGAGCGTCCATTAGGGAAGCGTCTTTATGAACATACAATAGATCGCTTATCGACGCGGTGGGATAGATTTTCATGGTTTGGTTTCCTCCCTGTTTCTGAGGAAGGAGTACTAAAACCTATGGCAGAATCATATCAAGCGATAAAGATAATCCCGGCACTTGAGGCGATTTTAGTTGAAGCACTGGAACCCAGACAAAACAGGAAACGTGGCGATGACCTTTCCGCAGTTGAATATTTCCAGAAGGATGACCCTGAAATACAAAAGAAAAAAATGAAGCAGATGTTAGATAAATTGTGA